The DNA region TTGATATCcaagaaaacattaataatatatatagtcttCTAGAAGACACTGCTATGTTATATGGAAGTGACGTAATGATTTATGAGACGATTTTAAAAATCCTCCATGGACAAACCTCGTTTCCTTCGCTCTGTACGGCATGGcaacaataaataatcagtgatatcataaacaataaaatatgtttgtacaaatatataataaataatattaatatagttttttttataataattattataaagcaatACTATGCTATAGGTTCgaaagttaaagaaaaaaaaaataaaaaaaaaaaacaaaacaaagataGGAGATACGACAGAGGATAAAGACGAAAAACAGGCAACCCTAAAAGCAGAACCAAATCATACGGACCTCATCCCCGTTCGCCGCCTCCGAAGTCTTCTCAGGGTACACGCCGGCCCTCAGGAACGAAGCCTTCCACGAATCCACATCGTCTTGATTTTCACATGAAAGTTCTAGCTGCTTGTAGTCCTATAACACgaccaaaaataaatgtcattcaAATAGCTCATATATCtgattataaacataattattatagatgtCATCTGATTCAATATCAATGTTCCGTTAGCAAATATTTGGTCTAttgaaattatctttaaattattttaataaactattcaACTTTTCCTGAAGCCaacatgaaaattataatgatgaaTAAACAACGTGATCACACTTTAGCTTATCTAAAATCGACGTCGGAGACAAAATCCACGaggaaaatagattttattgtattgtttctccCGAAAGGTACATCTAGATTGTTATCAAGAACTTTtgttaaacagaaaaaaaaggtAGAGGTCAAATGTAGTAAATTTAGATATTGTTGTATCatttctcttttaaaattatatctagaTTGTTATGAAGTACTTTTGTTGATCAGGAAAAAAGGAAGgggttaaaaaatgtattattggcttgatttttttgattaattagTTTTGACGTCTGGAGACAgtcattatagtatataaggTCATAGGTCACCTTATAAACATTTCGTCCCTCGGGGTTGAAGAGGGCGAACATGTGTCGTCTAGACATGAACCCCTGTTCAAGGTCCCTCAGCTTAAGTCCGTCGAGCGGCAGCATGTATTTCTTCTCACGCTCCTCCTCATCCTTGTACCACGAGATACTCTCCGACGTCAACACGAACCAGTAGTCGCGGGAACCTCCTGGAAACGAAATTATAGTtcctaaaataacaattaaaatcattataaatcacatatatgaaattattttttcctccATATTATTGTCACTGGAGATATCTTGatgattattacaaatattatattatgaaccaTTGACAATCAATCACTGGGACATACCTTTCATAATTCCCAAATTGTGAATGCACATGTAACCTTTCCTAATAACCTGGTTACCGAGCGCGCGATGACCTGACTTAGCTGAATTTTCAGATTGATTTTGagcactaaaataaatttaaaaattaatagcttGCAAAActattcaaacaataaattcaatgtCCTAGCCTAGACTTagcattaaaaagaaataattattttgcaaatgTAATTACCATTCATCCTTGGCCCtcatgtaataaaatgattataatctTACATCTCTGTACAGACCATAGACTATATTAAAGGGAACTATGGGAGaactcttaaataaaactatgcaTTTTTTcggtttttattgatattttaagaaaaaccttttatattgtcatttttaattacttctcAGCAACTATGACCACGGTAACAGCATagtcttatttaaatgtgtgctCGCGAAATTCTAAGGTATCATTATGGGAGTACTCACTTGGCGAATCCTATGAAGTCCTCGTGATTAGTGTTCATGTATGCAAGTTCGCAGTCGATGAGCAACACGAGCTGTTCCTTGCACTGCTGCTCACGTGAACGTACGTGAGACATGATGATGCGTTCGGTCTCCTCGCGAAGACGCGGGTAGCGGGACATCTTGGCAAagacagaaaataattaagatataacTGACTATTAGTGCAACAGAGACGGACACattcactttaatatttaaaaaagtttgacAAGGACAGAGATATAGTTGAAGCCTTTAATACATTGCAATTCTTCTATTTAAAACATGACAATTGTTAGTGGACTTGTTAGAGAGTAAGAGAACAAATGTCATTTAGGCGTATAATTCTCATATAAAGTGTCCAATAAGTGTCTACTATATTACGTTGAAAAAGATAGagtttttagttaatattgcTATAAGCAACATACGTATCATAAAACGTACCCTTTCAGTGCAAAAGCGAACCACATTTGATAACTCCTGCACGACCAGATCGACGCACTTGAGGCTAGGTTCTTTTAGTCTTGCGATCTGTTTCTTTACTATAGCCTCAAACGCCATGTCAGGTGTAAAAAGACCAACCTACAACAAATTTGCAAGAAACcgtttaatatatctataaataaatatataagttaatttagAACGTTAAAAAGTTTACTTACTCTTATACCGTGAATATTCCTAATGGCGAATGCGATCTCGCGGCGTAGCTCCTTTTCGTCAAATTCCATCTTAACAATTTCAAAGGGGAACCTCTCGTGAAACAATCTGTTGATTTTCGCTCCACCTGACAACTCGTTGGTATTGATCTGAGCTGAGCCAGAACCTTCGATGGTCCTCTCGAAGTCCGTCTGCAGCTGTTGGATCATTCTGGAAGGTGCCaaacgaaattattaattgaaatgctCGAGAAACCATTCGaaaggttatttttttgatttaaaaaaaatgaagaaattCCGATTTATTTCTGTACATGAATTATATCATTGACAATATCGATTCAAGGCTttgcagaaaaaaaattaatttgtagaaATCTGTTCTAAATTATCCAGAAATATATAgacatagtaaaaaaaaattttcggGAAGAAATCGCGATTTTCTTTCAATGTATTTCCatgttcatataataaatcaatcttAAATCTACATACTGCAACATGGCCTTTGTCTTGATGGATGGATCATCTGGTCGGAAGTGTTTGTACTGATCGACGTCTTTCTCCAGGGTGAGCAATTGTTTCTGCAGCTTGTCCCTCAACCCTGGCAGAGTATCCCTAATGTGGTTGGTGAGCTGTTGGTTCAACACTCGCTGGAGGTACGGAGTGCCGAGCCGGTCGGCGATGTGGCGGTAGGAGGGATGGCTGGAATTATAATAGCAATTAGAACTCTATCGAGGAACTTATATTctgttaaattactttatattatttttttggatttgtAAAATAAGCTCTTTTAGTTGGTAATTCTCAATAAAAGCACAAATCAACTTTACTCATGTACCTTtatggtttaaataaaagttgacCATTATAAGAAGCACATGGCCAACTCGATACCCTTAACTCACCTGAGGAAGAACTTCCTTTCAGCGGCGAGTGCTGCCGATATATCCTTGCGCCCGTCTATATCCTTCTGCGACCTGTTCACAACACCGATGTACCCTCGCCTCAGAGGCAGCAGCTTGTTTTCCAATACATCCCTAGCATCAGTACCCTCGTCCATGAGATCCAGCTTAGTTATCACACCGATAGTACGCAGACCTACAACGAATAACCTTATattggtttaaatttttattttgggaATATTTCTACATATAAGAGTAGCGCGGAGAGACCACCTATTAGGTGTGCCGCGAATCTGAACAGTATAGCGAAATGTCAATGAATTGAAAAGGCCAAATATGGGTCGTGTAGTATAGTTTAAAGGAAACCTTGGTCAAGCAGTTGACGATTACGCATATACAATGACACTGATTCGTAAACATTCGTAACAAgtggaataattaataaaatatagtctttaatgaacaaaaaagGTGTGTGGGTCCTACCCTGTGGGTCAACTTCTTTGGCAAGTTTGAGGGCATCGCTGTTCGCCAAGTCAGTGTTGGCTGGCGTCACAGCTAGGATGAGGCAGGACTCGCGTCTTATGAACTGGAAGATCATCGCTTTAATCTGTTGCTCGATATCCGCCGGCTGGTCTCCGATGGGCACCTTCGTCAGGCCAGGCAAATCGATCAACGTCAAGTTCAATACtgtaatcaaaaaaatttttttccacTTACCCAATAATAGCGCGTCTAtagaatatttacaaaatttaattgtttttttttttgagaagtagtcataaaattataatttagtaaattattatttatagctatCTTTCGCCTTTTTAGGAGTTCAAAAATTACGTCAAGATTATGGAGATTTGATTTACTGGTGTAAGGTCTCATTCCTCATAACAAAAGATATAACACGTTtagatatacaaaaatatttcggcATCTAGTTTACTGGAACAATTactcataattttaatctttaaatagtatttctaCTGTGTTTGAGAtgtcaaaaaacaaatacattgcTTAATGCATATTACGAATATgaggttaatataaaaaaaaaatggtctATAACACGGTTCAACTAACTTCcgaatatttaagatataagaaGGTATAAGTCAACATTcgctaaataataaagttgtcgcagatattgaaattaatacgaCAAAGCTATAAAAATCGATTATATATGCTTAACATTTGTTTTCATCGTCGCACTAAATACGAAACGTTATCGTTTCTGATTAAATAACCTAATTTGAGaagatttttgtatgaaaaactattaacgctccGTACGCGGTGTGACGATACAAATTTGGACTAAGCATTCTGCactgaattttaaaacaaatatataaaaaaacaaatttaggaataaaaaatgtaaaatatttgtttaaaataacagttcatcgtcaatcataataaaataatatataaaacattaatattaatgtaaccAAGTCAATATATTCGGTAATGACCTTAAATATCGGAATAAATATCGGAAGCAAATGAAGGACGCGGTGATTCAGAAGATAGAACCGCTACGTATTGTTACCAAAACATTTATCAAAGAGTGCTTTGACCCCATCGGGAGAAATAAACGCAGACGTAAAAAATGTATGCGCGCGGAATATGGGCTATGAAAAATTGATGTGTCTGTTTACACTGGTATAATATTAGACTGAGGATTATAAAAtcatgttgttatttattttttttaattataataatatgataataatgaaacGGTAATATCTTattgacatatttaaataggTAGGCACTCTTAATAATCTTGttactaatttattacatgCATAAACGGTACAGACATTATTTATCAAAGATAATttcgtatttaatatacaaataatttccggtaaacatacataacattacaaaagttttgtaTCGTCAcgaaaactataataatataacgggctaagttttataaatgataaaatgtatGACTAATCTTCGTTTGCATGGTCACAgcacatacggagcgttaacagttttttcattcataatatatatatgtatatatatatatagatatatatatatatatgaatgagaaacgggaaacgttCCGTATGTAGTGACGATGTATACTCGTGTTTATGGTAGTGAACACAATGTTTTTACGTTATCAGTCACACAATCgtacaataaaacaatctttttttttatgtcacgaAGATAAAACACTTGATAaagaatgtttatattattattacgcataaaacaatataatgtgttcttttaaataaattatattcaataataataaagttatcagCAGTGGAACAGACGAGAATTCTTATAAATCGTTTATTTCTataccaataatattttaataggattaaacttaaatagtaTAGCACTGTTagatattagttatttaacatattaatgagatctaagattttcgcgagttttattcatttaaatgaaactaatatttttcggataaactacgcgtgatttatttttgtaaaaaactacatactcccgacgtttccgttacttttcagcaaccgtgataaatattagtttcatcgtgaaaaatattagtttcatttaattgaacaTATTGTCATACTtaatcattcatataaattcgTTGGTAATCACTACACACTGAATCAATTCATGCCAGTTACCACTTCCAAATCCGGTTCGTAGCGTATCAATTCATTCATAATCATTCATTTCGTTATGGTGAGTAGTGAGTAGAACGAATGATTATTACTAACGAATTCTAACATACTTTCTcgtaaaagaatatatttttttaagctaaTGATATACAATTTACAGTTACAATACATCACAGATTggaaaaggttttatataaagggATTCAAATTAAGTGttcacttaattttaattaaataaatcgctAAAAATTCTATGTATACGCTTAATGGCTAACCGTTCATATAGCGGTTACGAAATTTATTTGTGCGAGTAATGT from Danaus plexippus chromosome 3 unlocalized genomic scaffold, MEX_DaPlex mxdp_30, whole genome shotgun sequence includes:
- the LOC116767778 gene encoding dynamin isoform X2 yields the protein MSGNLGMEQLIPIVNKLQDAFTQLGVHMQLDLPQIAVVGGQSAGKSSVLENFVGRDFLPRGSGIVTRRPLILQLINSNAEYAEFLHCKGKKFTDFNEVRGEIEAETDRITGSNKGISPVPINLRVYSPNVLNLTLIDLPGLTKVPIGDQPADIEQQIKAMIFQFIRRESCLILAVTPANTDLANSDALKLAKEVDPQGLRTIGVITKLDLMDEGTDARDVLENKLLPLRRGYIGVVNRSQKDIDGRKDISAALAAERKFFLSHPSYRHIADRLGTPYLQRVLNQQLTNHIRDTLPGLRDKLQKQLLTLEKDVDQYKHFRPDDPSIKTKAMLQMIQQLQTDFERTIEGSGSAQINTNELSGGAKINRLFHERFPFEIVKMEFDEKELRREIAFAIRNIHGIRVGLFTPDMAFEAIVKKQIARLKEPSLKCVDLVVQELSNVVRFCTERMSRYPRLREETERIIMSHVRSREQQCKEQLVLLIDCELAYMNTNHEDFIGFANAQNQSENSAKSGHRALGNQVIRKGYMCIHNLGIMKGGSRDYWFVLTSESISWYKDEEEREKKYMLPLDGLKLRDLEQGFMSRRHMFALFNPEGRNVYKDYKQLELSCENQDDVDSWKASFLRAGVYPEKTSEAANGDELFPPFPGLGGNKKSSDTSVTSSMDPQLERQVETIRNLVDSYMRIVTKTTRDLVPKTIMLMIINNAKDFINGELLAHLYASGDQSQMMEESPEEALKREEMLRMYHACKEALHIIGDVSMATVSTPVPPPVKNDWLESRLDSNPRLSPPSPGGPRRAAPAQQGSLGQRGAPPVPGGGAGRPAPPLPSRPGGAAPPPPAARPGPGQGLPAPLIPTRPGSGGGVVGQLPPHMRQQINQAVGQAVTNAAISELSSAFAKFNRPVPTVPPKLPERPQNGRPF
- the LOC116767778 gene encoding dynamin isoform X4; translation: MAGNFGMQQLIPIVNKLQDAFVQMGVHMSLDLPQIAVVGGQSAGKSSVLENFVGRDFLPRGSGIVTRRPLILQLINSNAEYAEFLHCKGKKFTDFNEVRGEIEAETDRITGSNKGISPVPINLRVYSPNVLNLTLIDLPGLTKVPIGDQPADIEQQIKAMIFQFIRRESCLILAVTPANTDLANSDALKLAKEVDPQGLRTIGVITKLDLMDEGTDARDVLENKLLPLRRGYIGVVNRSQKDIDGRKDISAALAAERKFFLSHPSYRHIADRLGTPYLQRVLNQQLTNHIRDTLPGLRDKLQKQLLTLEKDVDQYKHFRPDDPSIKTKAMLQMIQQLQTDFERTIEGSGSAQINTNELSGGAKINRLFHERFPFEIVKMEFDEKELRREIAFAIRNIHGIRVGLFTPDMAFEAIVKKQIARLKEPSLKCVDLVVQELSNVVRFCTERMSRYPRLREETERIIMSHVRSREQQCKEQLVLLIDCELAYMNTNHEDFIGFANAQNQSENSAKSGHRALGNQVIRKGYMCIHNLGIMKGGSRDYWFVLTSESISWYKDEEEREKKYMLPLDGLKLRDLEQGFMSRRHMFALFNPEGRNVYKDYKQLELSCENQDDVDSWKASFLRAGVYPEKTSEAANGDESSDTSVTSSMDPQLERQVETIRNLVDSYMRIVTKTTRDLVPKTIMLMIINNAKDFINGELLAHLYASGDQSQMMEESPEEALKREEMLRMYHACKEALHIIGDVSMATVSTPVPPPVKNDWLESRLDSNPRLSPPSPGGPRRAAPAQQGSLGQRGAPPVPGGGAGRPAPPLPSRPGGAAPPPPAARPGPGQGLPAPLIPTRPGSGGGVVGQLPPHMRQQINQAVGQAVTNAAISELSSAFAKFNRPVPTVPPKLPERPQNGRPF
- the LOC116767778 gene encoding dynamin isoform X7; translated protein: MAGNFGMQQLIPIVNKLQDAFVQMGVHMSLDLPQIAVVGGQSAGKSSVLENFVGRDFLPRGSGIVTRRPLILQLINSNAEYAEFLHCKGKKFTDFNEVRGEIEAETDRITGSNKGISPVPINLRVYSPNVLNLTLIDLPGLTKVPIGDQPADIEQQIKAMIFQFIRRESCLILAVTPANTDLANSDALKLAKEVDPQGLRTIGVITKLDLMDEGTDARDVLENKLLPLRRGYIGVVNRSQKDIDGRKDISAALAAERKFFLSHPSYRHIADRLGTPYLQRVLNQQLTNHIRDTLPGLRDKLQKQLLTLEKDVDQYKHFRPDDPSIKTKAMLQMIQQLQTDFERTIEGSGSAQINTNELSGGAKINRLFHERFPFEIVKMEFDEKELRREIAFAIRNIHGIRVGLFTPDMAFEAIVKKQIARLKEPSLKCVDLVVQELSNVVRFCTERMSRYPRLREETERIIMSHVRSREQQCKEQLVLLIDCELAYMNTNHEDFIGFANAQNQSENSAKSGHRALGNQVIRKGYMCIHNLGIMKGGSRDYWFVLTSESISWYKDEEEREKKYMLPLDGLKLRDLEQGFMSRRHMFALFNPEGRNVYKDYKQLELSCENQDDVDSWKASFLRAGVYPEKTSEAANGDELFPPFPGLGGNKKSSDTSVTSSMDPQLERQVETIRNLVDSYMRIVTKTTRDLVPKTIMLMIINNAKDFINGELLAHLYASGDQSQMMEESPEEALKREEMLRMYHACKEALHIIGDVSMATVSTPVPPPVKNDWLESRLDSNPRLSPPSPGGPRRAAPAQQGSLGQRGAPPVPGGGAGRPAPPLPSRPGGAAPPPPAARPGPGQGLPAPLIPTRR
- the LOC116767778 gene encoding dynamin isoform X3; its protein translation is MSGNLGMEQLIPIVNKLQDAFTQLGVHMQLDLPQIAVVGGQSAGKSSVLENFVGRDFLPRGSGIVTRRPLILQLINSNAEYAEFLHCKGKKFTDFNEVRGEIEAETDRITGSNKGISPVPINLRVYSPNVLNLTLIDLPGLTKVPIGDQPADIEQQIKAMIFQFIRRESCLILAVTPANTDLANSDALKLAKEVDPQGLRTIGVITKLDLMDEGTDARDVLENKLLPLRRGYIGVVNRSQKDIDGRKDISAALAAERKFFLSHPSYRHIADRLGTPYLQRVLNQQLTNHIRDTLPGLRDKLQKQLLTLEKDVDQYKHFRPDDPSIKTKAMLQMIQQLQTDFERTIEGSGSAQINTNELSGGAKINRLFHERFPFEIVKMEFDEKELRREIAFAIRNIHGIRVGLFTPDMAFEAIVKKQIARLKEPSLKCVDLVVQELSNVVRFCTERMSRYPRLREETERIIMSHVRSREQQCKEQLVLLIDCELAYMNTNHEDFIGFANAQNQSENSAKSGHRALGNQVIRKGYMCIHNLGIMKGGSRDYWFVLTSESISWYKDEEEREKKYMLPLDGLKLRDLEQGFMSRRHMFALFNPEGRNVYKDYKQLELSCENQDDVDSWKASFLRAGVYPEKTSEAANGDESEGNESSDTSVTSSMDPQLERQVETIRNLVDSYMRIVTKTTRDLVPKTIMLMIINNAKDFINGELLAHLYASGDQSQMMEESPEEALKREEMLRMYHACKEALHIIGDVSMATVSTPVPPPVKNDWLESRLDSNPRLSPPSPGGPRRAAPAQQGSLGQRGAPPVPGGGAGRPAPPLPSRPGGAAPPPPAARPGPGQGLPAPLIPTRPGSGGGVVGQLPPHMRQQINQAVGQAVTNAAISELSSAFAKFNRPVPTVPPKLPERPQNGRPF
- the LOC116767778 gene encoding dynamin isoform X1; the encoded protein is MAGNFGMQQLIPIVNKLQDAFVQMGVHMSLDLPQIAVVGGQSAGKSSVLENFVGRDFLPRGSGIVTRRPLILQLINSNAEYAEFLHCKGKKFTDFNEVRGEIEAETDRITGSNKGISPVPINLRVYSPNVLNLTLIDLPGLTKVPIGDQPADIEQQIKAMIFQFIRRESCLILAVTPANTDLANSDALKLAKEVDPQGLRTIGVITKLDLMDEGTDARDVLENKLLPLRRGYIGVVNRSQKDIDGRKDISAALAAERKFFLSHPSYRHIADRLGTPYLQRVLNQQLTNHIRDTLPGLRDKLQKQLLTLEKDVDQYKHFRPDDPSIKTKAMLQMIQQLQTDFERTIEGSGSAQINTNELSGGAKINRLFHERFPFEIVKMEFDEKELRREIAFAIRNIHGIRVGLFTPDMAFEAIVKKQIARLKEPSLKCVDLVVQELSNVVRFCTERMSRYPRLREETERIIMSHVRSREQQCKEQLVLLIDCELAYMNTNHEDFIGFANAQNQSENSAKSGHRALGNQVIRKGYMCIHNLGIMKGGSRDYWFVLTSESISWYKDEEEREKKYMLPLDGLKLRDLEQGFMSRRHMFALFNPEGRNVYKDYKQLELSCENQDDVDSWKASFLRAGVYPEKTSEAANGDELFPPFPGLGGNKKSSDTSVTSSMDPQLERQVETIRNLVDSYMRIVTKTTRDLVPKTIMLMIINNAKDFINGELLAHLYASGDQSQMMEESPEEALKREEMLRMYHACKEALHIIGDVSMATVSTPVPPPVKNDWLESRLDSNPRLSPPSPGGPRRAAPAQQGSLGQRGAPPVPGGGAGRPAPPLPSRPGGAAPPPPAARPGPGQGLPAPLIPTRPGSGGGVVGQLPPHMRQQINQAVGQAVTNAAISELSSAFAKFNRPVPTVPPKLPERPQNGRPF
- the LOC116767778 gene encoding dynamin isoform X6, translated to MAGNFGMQQLIPIVNKLQDAFVQMGVHMSLDLPQIAVVGGQSAGKSSVLENFVGRDFLPRGSGIVTRRPLILQLINSNAEYAEFLHCKGKKFTDFNEVRGEIEAETDRITGSNKGISPVPINLRVYSPNVLNLTLIDLPGLTKVPIGDQPADIEQQIKAMIFQFIRRESCLILAVTPANTDLANSDALKLAKEVDPQGLRTIGVITKLDLMDEGTDARDVLENKLLPLRRGYIGVVNRSQKDIDGRKDISAALAAERKFFLSHPSYRHIADRLGTPYLQRVLNQQLTNHIRDTLPGLRDKLQKQLLTLEKDVDQYKHFRPDDPSIKTKAMLQMIQQLQTDFERTIEGSGSAQINTNELSGGAKINRLFHERFPFEIVKMEFDEKELRREIAFAIRNIHGIRVGLFTPDMAFEAIVKKQIARLKEPSLKCVDLVVQELSNVVRFCTERMSRYPRLREETERIIMSHVRSREQQCKEQLVLLIDCELAYMNTNHEDFIGFANAQNQSENSAKSGHRALGNQVIRKGYMCIHNLGIMKGGSRDYWFVLTSESISWYKDEEEREKKYMLPLDGLKLRDLEQGFMSRRHMFALFNPEGRNVYKDYKQLELSCENQDDVDSWKASFLRAGVYPEKTSEAANGDELFPPFPGLGGNKKSSDTSVTSSMDPQLERQVETIRNLVDSYMRIVTKTTRDLVPKTIMLMIINNAKDFINGELLAHLYASGDQSQMMEESPEEALKREEMLRMYHACKEALHIIGDVSMATVSTPVPPPVKNDWLESRLDSNPRLSPPSPGGPRRAAPAQQGSLGQRGAPPVPGGGAGRPAPPLPSRPGGAAPPPPAARPGPGQGLPAPLIPTRPVPTVPPKLPERPQNGRPF
- the LOC116767778 gene encoding dynamin isoform X5; the protein is MSGNLGMEQLIPIVNKLQDAFTQLGVHMQLDLPQIAVVGGQSAGKSSVLENFVGRDFLPRGSGIVTRRPLILQLINSNAEYAEFLHCKGKKFTDFNEVRGEIEAETDRITGSNKGISPVPINLRVYSPNVLNLTLIDLPGLTKVPIGDQPADIEQQIKAMIFQFIRRESCLILAVTPANTDLANSDALKLAKEVDPQGLRTIGVITKLDLMDEGTDARDVLENKLLPLRRGYIGVVNRSQKDIDGRKDISAALAAERKFFLSHPSYRHIADRLGTPYLQRVLNQQLTNHIRDTLPGLRDKLQKQLLTLEKDVDQYKHFRPDDPSIKTKAMLQMIQQLQTDFERTIEGSGSAQINTNELSGGAKINRLFHERFPFEIVKMEFDEKELRREIAFAIRNIHGIRVGLFTPDMAFEAIVKKQIARLKEPSLKCVDLVVQELSNVVRFCTERMSRYPRLREETERIIMSHVRSREQQCKEQLVLLIDCELAYMNTNHEDFIGFANAQNQSENSAKSGHRALGNQVIRKGYMCIHNLGIMKGGSRDYWFVLTSESISWYKDEEEREKKYMLPLDGLKLRDLEQGFMSRRHMFALFNPEGRNVYKDYKQLELSCENQDDVDSWKASFLRAGVYPEKTSEAANGDESSDTSVTSSMDPQLERQVETIRNLVDSYMRIVTKTTRDLVPKTIMLMIINNAKDFINGELLAHLYASGDQSQMMEESPEEALKREEMLRMYHACKEALHIIGDVSMATVSTPVPPPVKNDWLESRLDSNPRLSPPSPGGPRRAAPAQQGSLGQRGAPPVPGGGAGRPAPPLPSRPGGAAPPPPAARPGPGQGLPAPLIPTRPGSGGGVVGQLPPHMRQQINQAVGQAVTNAAISELSSAFAKFNRPVPTVPPKLPERPQNGRPF